In Aquificaceae bacterium, the genomic stretch TTCGTAAACCGCCACGCTACATGGGACTATATTGCTAAGGGCTGGTGCCTTGAGGAGAATGTCTCCCATACCATCAAACTCGCACCCGAAGACAACGTAGTAGTTTCTGAAAGTTTCGTTTCCTCTCGCTCTTATGGCGTCAGAGATGGTAAGAGTTCTCAATACCTTTAGACCTTGAGCCTCCATGCTTTTTCTTACAGACTCTACTCCTGCTTTGAAATCCCTCTCCTTAAGGTTATAGGTAATATACATCACTCTTAGAGGGTCCATAGCAAAGGTAAAAAGAGGCAGGAGCAGGAAAAGGATAAACTTCAACATCTTCTTACCTCCAGTAGCAGTCTGTGTTGTATGGATGGTCAAGCACTTTCACGTTGGGTTTTCTGTCTATTTCAATGTTTTTCTTTTTCCTTATGTAGTCTATTACTATGTCCCTTATGTTCTTCTTTTCAGGCTCAACTCCCATTGGAGGTGGTCCTCCGTAAACCGCAACCACATATTCCTTGTCCATTTCTATAGGCTTACCCTTTATCTTTACGTTCCTTATCCTTTCGCCTTGCCTTGCGTTTATTTTTAGCTCATACTCCACGCCATATATCCTTGACATGTCTCCACCTTGCTGATAGAGAGGGTTAGGGTTAAACACATTGTCCGCCACATCTTCCCACAAAGCAAGAAGCTCTCTTCCCTTTCTCTTCATAATGAAGACCTGAGGGTATGTCATACCAAGCACGTCGTAAACATGCTCCACAGTTATCTTCTGACCTGGGAGGACAGTAGTTCCCCATCTAAAGCCCGGAGATGTACCCACATCCAAAGACATAACCGCATCCACGCCATGATAGTAGTCCGCAAGAGCTTCGCCTATGAGCCTGTCCCACGTGCTAAAGACAGTATCCCTCTTATAGAGCAAGGTATTAGCCGTGCCTATGACCGTGTTGAATTCCTTCTCATAAGGCTCATACCATTTTTTCACTAATTCCTTAGCACCCTTATCTTCTGGGTTGCTCACCTCATACCATATCTCACCGGGGTTTATACCTTCTGCAAGCATCCTATTGAACTCTTGGACGAGCCTAATTTCTTCTCCTGGAGAAAGCTCTCCTTCAACCTGAGCAAAAGCCTTTGTAGACAAAAGCCCACTGGCGATAGCACCGGCGGTAAACACTGCCAGAAATGCCTTCTTTCTTATGTCATAACCTCCCTTAAGAAACCTTTATCTCCGCAGTTCTCTCCCACTTTCCACCCTGGTTGTCCTCATAGACTATCTTCACAACACCACTGTCCTCTACCCTTAGAGTAAAAGCCATAAAGGGATTGGCAGACACACCCGCACCCATGTTTACAGTGCTTACAAGCTTATCGTTAAAGAAAAGCTCAAGCTTTGTGAGGTAATGGCCAGGCACTTCCTGCCCTGTCTGTGGGTCTCTCCTCGGTGGTGTCATAGGATGGGTTATCACCATCTGCACTCTTACAATCTCTCCCTTCTTTGCTTTTCTTGGCACACGCAGTATGCCAGTCCCTACTGCCATATTGCACCTCCTGTATAGAATTTTGGTATTGAAAGCTTATGGAATTATCAGCATCCACCAGCGGTAACTTTGACCTCCCTTGTTGCCATCACATAAGAACCGTCCTTGAGCTTAAGAATTGCCCTCACATTGGAGGTTTCTCCCATCTTTATCCTTGTGGAGAAAAAGACCTGACCGTTCATGGGAGTAAAGGACACATCCGCTATCCAAGGCACAGGGTTTTTGTCAACAAATATCCAGAGCCTTTCCACTCTGTCCACGGGTATGGTAGACTCCACAGTGATTGGCACATTGGCACCAGATTCTGCTATGGTAGGAGCTGTGAGCTTGATATCTTCCACTTCTCTGATTTGAGATAGCTGGACTCCGAGCCTTTTTTGAATTTCTTCTTCAAGCTTTGTGGCACCAAAGGCTGGCTGAAGTGCTGGGGCAAAGGTTAAACCTACAACTACTGCTGTGGACAGTGCAAGAAATCTTCTCCTATCCATGTTTTTATACCTCCTTAAAGGTTTTTAACATGACTTAATGTTTTGCATTGTGCAAATTCTCTGAATGGTATTTAGAACTTCTCCCTTTGGTCTGCTTCCAAAGAGGACACCAAGCACCCTTTCCTGCTTTGGGTCATAAAAGACCAAGGTAGGAACACCAGGAACACCTAACCTCCTTGCCCATCTGCTTCCATCGTCAGAGGATATGTTTAGGTTTATCACTACGAAATTCTCCAACTTTTTTTGAACATACTCTTGATTAAGGACAAACTCCTCCATCTGGGTACAATAGGGACAGTAGTTGCTATAAAAGTAGAAGGCAACAGGCTTGTTTTCTCGCAGAGCGTATTCTAAGCCTTCTGAGGCTTTGTTAAACCACTTTGCAAAACTTACCGAAAATATCAAAACTGTACCTATTAATACCTTCCACATGTCAAGATAGTAATGTATGAGAGTTAACAATTCTCTGCAATAAGAACTTCTACGGATGAATATAAACGAGGCTTATATCAGTTAATGCTTATATTAAGAAAAAGGATAAAAGCCTAAAGTAGGCATAAAATATAAATCTTATGGAACGGGTGAGAAACTTCTCCATAATAGCACATGTGGACCATGGAAAGTCCACTCTTGCGGACAGGCTTTTGGAATACACTGGTTCTGTCTCAAGAAGGGAGTTAAAGGAGCAGATGCTTGATACCCTTGAGATTGAGAGAGAAAGAGGCATAACCATAAAACTTCAAGCGGTAAGAATGTTTTATAAGGCAAGGGACGGAGAAACCTATACCTTACATCTTATAGATACCCCTGGGCATGTGGACTTTTCTTATGAGGTTTCAAGAGCTCTCGCTGCTTGTGAGGGAGCTTTGCTTCTTGTTGACGCAACTCAAGGCATAGAAGCTCAAACAGTTGCAAACTTTTGGAAGGCAGTAGAACAAGACCTTACCATAATTCCCGTTATAAACAAGATAGACCTACCTGCTGCAGACCCAGAAAGGGTAAAAAGGCAGATAGAAGAAATACTGGGGCTACCCTCCGAGGATGTTATATTAGCCTCTGCTAAAGAGGGTATCGGCATTGAGGAGATATTAGAAGCTATCGTAAAGAGAATCCCACCACCAAAGGGAGACCCAAACAAACCTCTAAAGGCACTAATTTTTGACTCCTATTATGACCAGTATCGCGGTGCGGTTGCCTTTGTAAGGGTCTTTGATGGTGAGGTAAAACCGGGCATGAAGATAAGGCTTTTCTCCACTGGTAAAGAGTTTGAAGTCACAGAGGTAGGAGCACAAACTCCAAAGATGACCAAGTTTGAAAAACTCTCCGCTGGCGATGTGGGATATCTCGCTGCCTCTATAAAGGATGTAAGAGATATACGGGTCGGTGATACCATAACCGATGCTAAAAACCCAACACCTGAACCTGTTCCCGGCTTTAGACCAGCCAAACCCATGGTCTATGCAGGTATATACCCCTCCGAAGGCTATACTTACGAAGAGCTAAGGGATGCACTTGAGAAGTATGCCATAAACGACGCAGCTATACAGTTTGAGCCAGAGACCTCTCCAGCTCTTGGTTTAGGTTTTAGAGTAGGCTTTTTGGGATTGCTACATATGGAGATAGTGCAAGAAAGACTTGAAAGGGAATACGGTGTTAGCATTGTCACCACCGCACCAAGTGTAGTCTATAGGGTAAGATTTAAAAACGGTCAGGTAAAAGAAATAAGAAACCCATCAGAGCTTCCAGAAAACTGGGGCATTATTCAAGCCATTGAAGAACCCTTTGTGCTTCTTACTATAATAACACCCAAAGACTATGTGGGAAGCATTATGAACCTTTGTCAAGAAAAGAGGGGCATTCAAAAGAAGTTTATCTACCTTGACCCAAACACTGTAATGCTTGAGTATGAGATGCCTTTGAGTGAAGTGATAATGGACTTTCATGACAAGATAAAGGGTGTTTCAAGGGGCTACGCCTCATACGACTATGAGTTTATCGGCTTTAGAGAAGAAGACCTTGTAAGGTTAAACATCTTTATAAACAATGACCCAGTGGATGCCTTATCCTTCATAGTCCACAGGGACAAGGCTTATAGAAGAGCACGTCAACTTGTGGAAAAACTAAAGGAAGTCATCCCCAGACAGCTCTTTGAGGTAAAGGTTCAAGCAGGTATAGGCACAAGGATAATAGCGTCAGAGAGGATACCTCCTCTAAGGGCAAACGTGACTGCCAAATGCTACGGTGGAGACGTAACAAGAAAGAAGAAACTTCTTGAAAAGCAAAAGGAAGGGAAAAAACGGCTAAAGCAGTTTGGTAAAGTGGAGCTTCCTCAAGAAGCCTTTCTCACCGTCCTGAAGATTGATTAAATACCTCTTTTGCCTTTATGAGCCTTACCACCATCTCGTTAACGGGAAGAGTTATACCCTTTGACCTTCCGAGCTCAAGGAGAGCACCGTTGAGTGCGTCTATTTCCGTCCTTCCCTTTTTCACATCCGCAAGCATAGAGGGGTAATGCTCCGCAGTGGGTGGAATAAGCCTTTGATAAAAGTGTCTTTTGTATTCTTCCACATCTTGCCAAAAGGTGGGAATGGCATTTGCCCTTATGACCTCAAAAGCTTCTTCCAATATCTTGTCCATAAGCTCTTTTGTGTATACATTGCTTGCAAGCCTGCCATAGGTGGTTTCAAAAAGAGCACCAAGAGGGTTCAAGGCACAGTTATAGAGAATTTTGTCCCATAGGTATTTATAAACTTCCTTTTCGTATCTGGTAGGTATGCCAGCACTGTTAAAGGTATTAGCTAACTCCTTTAAAAAAGCCTCCTCTATTATGCCCTCTGGGTCTCCAAGCACCACATCATCACCGCACACGGTTATTCTAACCCTTCCCCACTCCAAAAGCTCCGCACCAAATATGACTCTTGCAAGTATAACATTACCCTTGCCAAAAACCTCTATAGCCTTTTCATAGTTGCCATAACCATTTTGTGCCACCATAAGAAAACTCTTAGTGTCTTTAAGCTTTTGTATATCCTTGAGAGCTTGTGTGGTATCGTA encodes the following:
- a CDS encoding 5'-nucleotidase C-terminal domain-containing protein is translated as MFTAGAIASGLLSTKAFAQVEGELSPGEEIRLVQEFNRMLAEGINPGEIWYEVSNPEDKGAKELVKKWYEPYEKEFNTVIGTANTLLYKRDTVFSTWDRLIGEALADYYHGVDAVMSLDVGTSPGFRWGTTVLPGQKITVEHVYDVLGMTYPQVFIMKRKGRELLALWEDVADNVFNPNPLYQQGGDMSRIYGVEYELKINARQGERIRNVKIKGKPIEMDKEYVVAVYGGPPPMGVEPEKKNIRDIVIDYIRKKKNIEIDRKPNVKVLDHPYNTDCYWR
- the soxZ gene encoding thiosulfate oxidation carrier complex protein SoxZ, encoding MAVGTGILRVPRKAKKGEIVRVQMVITHPMTPPRRDPQTGQEVPGHYLTKLELFFNDKLVSTVNMGAGVSANPFMAFTLRVEDSGVVKIVYEDNQGGKWERTAEIKVS
- the soxY gene encoding thiosulfate oxidation carrier protein SoxY, whose translation is MDRRRFLALSTAVVVGLTFAPALQPAFGATKLEEEIQKRLGVQLSQIREVEDIKLTAPTIAESGANVPITVESTIPVDRVERLWIFVDKNPVPWIADVSFTPMNGQVFFSTRIKMGETSNVRAILKLKDGSYVMATREVKVTAGGC
- a CDS encoding thioredoxin fold domain-containing protein → MWKVLIGTVLIFSVSFAKWFNKASEGLEYALRENKPVAFYFYSNYCPYCTQMEEFVLNQEYVQKKLENFVVINLNISSDDGSRWARRLGVPGVPTLVFYDPKQERVLGVLFGSRPKGEVLNTIQRICTMQNIKSC
- the lepA gene encoding translation elongation factor 4, producing MERVRNFSIIAHVDHGKSTLADRLLEYTGSVSRRELKEQMLDTLEIERERGITIKLQAVRMFYKARDGETYTLHLIDTPGHVDFSYEVSRALAACEGALLLVDATQGIEAQTVANFWKAVEQDLTIIPVINKIDLPAADPERVKRQIEEILGLPSEDVILASAKEGIGIEEILEAIVKRIPPPKGDPNKPLKALIFDSYYDQYRGAVAFVRVFDGEVKPGMKIRLFSTGKEFEVTEVGAQTPKMTKFEKLSAGDVGYLAASIKDVRDIRVGDTITDAKNPTPEPVPGFRPAKPMVYAGIYPSEGYTYEELRDALEKYAINDAAIQFEPETSPALGLGFRVGFLGLLHMEIVQERLEREYGVSIVTTAPSVVYRVRFKNGQVKEIRNPSELPENWGIIQAIEEPFVLLTIITPKDYVGSIMNLCQEKRGIQKKFIYLDPNTVMLEYEMPLSEVIMDFHDKIKGVSRGYASYDYEFIGFREEDLVRLNIFINNDPVDALSFIVHRDKAYRRARQLVEKLKEVIPRQLFEVKVQAGIGTRIIASERIPPLRANVTAKCYGGDVTRKKKLLEKQKEGKKRLKQFGKVELPQEAFLTVLKID
- a CDS encoding ketopantoate reductase family protein, encoding MKFLVVGVGALGSAYLAFLSRAGYKAVGLLKKGRKLQSIWVEGIWGEFTQEVKAVDTLDALDFEPDITILTVKSYDTTQALKDIQKLKDTKSFLMVAQNGYGNYEKAIEVFGKGNVILARVIFGAELLEWGRVRITVCGDDVVLGDPEGIIEEAFLKELANTFNSAGIPTRYEKEVYKYLWDKILYNCALNPLGALFETTYGRLASNVYTKELMDKILEEAFEVIRANAIPTFWQDVEEYKRHFYQRLIPPTAEHYPSMLADVKKGRTEIDALNGALLELGRSKGITLPVNEMVVRLIKAKEVFNQSSGR